A single region of the Nicotiana sylvestris chromosome 6, ASM39365v2, whole genome shotgun sequence genome encodes:
- the LOC104234035 gene encoding probable 3-beta-hydroxysteroid-Delta(8),Delta(7)-isomerase — protein sequence MVAQGEAHPYVPQDLKLPDFVPIFLSQSHIVGVYGLSSFLVVLFMWILSGFVPKISKTDRVLMCWWIFTGLTHMVLEGYFVFTPDFYKKTTPVYLAEVWKEYSKGDSRYVGRNSGVVSVEGITAVIEGPACLLAVYAIAAKKSYRHVLQIAICLGQLYGTAVYFITAILEGDNFAASPFYYYAYYVFANHFWVWIPTLIVIHCWKKICAAVKVHEQKTKTR from the exons ATGGTAGCCCAGGGAGAAGCTCACCCCTACGTTCCGCAGGATCTAAAATTGCCCGATTTTGTTCCCATATTCCTCTCACAGTCACACATTGTTGGTGTATATGGCCTCTCATCCTTCCTCGTTGTCTTGTTCATGTGGATACTCTCAG GGTTTGTTCCTAAAATATCGAAGACTGACAGGGTGCTCATGTGTTGGTGGATTTTCACGGGCCTAACCCACATGGTCCTTGAGGGGTATTTTGTTTTTACTCCAGATTTCTACAAAAAGACTACTCCGGTTTACCTTGCTGAAGTCT GGAAAGAATACAGCAAAGGTGATTCAAGATACGTAGGGCGGAATTCTGGAGTTGTTAGTGTTGAAGGAATTACAGCTGTCATAGAGGGGCCAGCATGCCTTCTAGCAGT ATATGCTATAGCTGCTAAGAAGTCATACAGACATGTACTTCAAATAGCCATTTGTTTGGGACAGCTCTATGGCACGGCCGTATACTTCATAACAGCTATATTAGAAGGCGATAATTTTGCTGCAAGCCCCTTCTACTACTATGCTTACTATGTTTTCGCAAATCATTTCTGGGTTTGGATACCAACTCTCATAGTGATCCATTGCTGGAAGAAAATATGTGCTGCAGTCAAGGTCCACGAGCAGAAGACCAAGACCCGCTGA